TGACCTTCATTTAGAATATTACATTTTGCTCCCTTGGTGCTTGCTTGTGAAAAGCCATTGATTATATTTTGCAGAGAAAATTACCGTCTCCAAGATTTCAGATTGAAGTGGTCCTTATAGACTACAATGGCACTTCTCCTACAATACCTAAAGCAGATTCTTCAAGTAGAAAACCCGATGGTAGCTCAAATGATGCCTCTGCTTCAAGTGGTGGTGATGCAGCCAATATGaatcaaagaaaaagagatggtgATGATGTATTTTCAGACAGTGAGGGAGAGGAGTCTGGGGATCGAAAGGGCAGGCTAGCAGAGGCTAATTCCAAAGCTAGGACTACCGCGCCTGATCACTCGTCCAAAACAATAGGAAATAAAATGGAAAGTTCGGCTCAAACTGTTGATCACCCAAGCAATGTTTCTTCCCATAAACAAACTTCTGATGGGGCAGGAAAATCTGGAGCAGAGGATATTAGGGCAATAGCTGCTGATGCTTCAGTTTTCTCTTTTGGGGATGAAGACTTTGACAGTGAATGAAGCCATTTATCTGACTGTTGCTCGAATCTGTATCAGAAACACTAGTGTAAAGCATTCTAAACAAATGATAGTGGTCGGAATGATTATAGGAATCAGATGTTAGTTAATTAGCTCATTTTCATTGGGGCAACCAGATGTTAGTTAAATTTAGTTACCACCTCCTGCAATTTTTCCTAGTTATGTTCTTTATCATCTTTTTGCATCTCAGGCAATTTTGCCAGGTCCGAAAGGGTGAATTTAACTCACTTTCATCATAACACAAGGAGTCAGTAGCCGTAAAAGGTAGTTCGGGTtagtgaagaaaaagaaaactaggacagaaagaaaatgaataatgTTTGACACCTATAAATAGAAGTATACATGAATGAATACAAGTATACAACAGTCTTGGTACTAAGAGTCTAAGACACGCTGCATTTCTTGTCACATAAAAACTTTCAATCTGCATAAAATCTTTGGGCAGATGAAGCTGAATATTCTGGACCATAATCCAATTTGATCATCAGCAAAATTTGAAGGTATTTTCTCCGGCACAGATCGTTCCAAAACTTTGAGCAACCACATGGCTCCAGAGGAGCAAAATATTATGAAAAGATTCAGAGCTGCCTTGTAGtctatttctttttccttttgtcCTATTTTTTATGCAGCATTTTTTCTTGTCCTTCTGGAACTTGGCTCTTCAGCATAGAAATCTCGTATTCCctgtttttaatttcttgcttCAATCCTTCAATATCTTTTAGCTGCTCTGAGCACTGTTTCATTagcttttcttgttcttgcttCAATTTTTCTATCTCTTTCAGATGATCGCAACAGTGATCTATGCCTGACATTGTCTCATCTTCTATTGTCTGACCtgtcttttgtttcttatttgCACATGTGTTCTCCTCAACTTCGACAGCTCTCTTAGAAGAGATTTGGTCCAAGAAACCACTATGTGCCATTTTACGAACATAAAATTGACTAGTTACGCCTGTGCTGACCTTAAATTCAACAAGTTTTTGTGGCAGTCCATTTGAGTCCTAGAATAAGACAGTGACAAGCTTATCTCTGTTTCCTTGATAAAGGACGCAAATGACTTCATAATGACAACTAACTTcgaataaaaagaacaaaaacatattTGTGCCACCAATTCTACTCAATGgtgtaaaatatatatatatatatatatatatatatatatatatatatatatatctatggtTTGTGGTTTGTACCTTTTCCTGAGTTCCTTTGAGCTTATCATATGCTAGCTGTGCTTCTTGTTCATTCGCAAATATAGCATAGGCAGAGAATATATCTCTTTTGGCTTTAACTGATGGTTTCTGTACACGATAAATTATGTCAAAATACAATAGAGATATGGGGAGGGAGAGGGGAGGGTaaaagttaattttttttcaaatatctTTTGACAACTTAGATAACTTTTCAACTGAAGTTAAAAGTTAACTTGCTGTAGAGTTAATTGTTTTCAAATATCGCAGAAAAATGTGAACTAATATAATTAAAGAACTATTCCTTGGCATATTATTCACCAGATAATTTCATCAATATTCATAATGTGATGTGTAACACAGTGACATATTCCTCTACAGCAAACTAATCCCAGGAACCACTATTCAGAATATATAAGAAAGTAAGAGTAATGTATTATACATTGACTTGTAAGGTGAAGTTTCCACTAATGGCTTTATTCAACTCTTGTCTAGGCACTGTTCTTGGTATCATGTGAAGGAGTAGCTTGCCTGTATCAATTTTAGGTACCTACAAACAAAaggatattacaacaataatgaTGGAACAGGAGCATAGTATAAGAATTTAAATGATCGTCTGATTGATTACAGATACTCACATCCCCCTGAACTGATGGAATGGTATCACCAACTTCACGCTCTACCTTAGCAAGAACAAGTTTCATTGCAGCACATGCATCATCTAGACAATTGTGTGGAGAACCTTTCTTTCTAAGTTCATAGCCCAACACAATCTAAGGCAAAAAAAAGTATTATAAGACAATAAGTCATGAAATCAATGTTATCATGAAATGGACTAATTATAGCTTGCATGGTGTGAATATGAATATTTGACTGATATAAAAGTAAATCAACAGGTTTATTGAAACTTGCCTGGCAAAGATTATTCAAGGAAGGTTTTCTATAAATAGGTGCATCGGCATATCTAAACAAATATGCGgtatcaatcaccattatatGGTCTATCTTCAATGCTGTAAACCATAAAAACGTCATAATCAGAAAAACAAACAGACGAACTGG
This genomic interval from Argentina anserina chromosome 1, drPotAnse1.1, whole genome shotgun sequence contains the following:
- the LOC126784259 gene encoding small RNA degrading nuclease 1-like isoform X1, with the translated sequence MSDFLATAEKKVLVEIVKLAQKRGMKGSRGDWKQFLASYDNKFGASLSDPGKRSTDVLTAFVRSFENPEDLQLFAKVVQCSFNRQGVEHFLKNSAANESKEQVGGCVFNEIIVVDIGLVVFEMWAMLWLVQKLVRVTLEHPQYPVDYSFRSHNQDWLVTKLEKKMKQMMSNEILAVDCEMVLCNDGSEALVRVCVVDRNLEVKLDELVNPGKEVADYRTEITGVAASELVGVTCTLADIQKSFKKLLSDGTILVGHSLCNDLQALKIDHIMVIDTAYLFRYADAPIYRKPSLNNLCQIVLGYELRKKGSPHNCLDDACAAMKLVLAKVEREVGDTIPSVQGDVPKIDTGKLLLHMIPRTVPRQELNKAISGNFTLQVNKPSVKAKRDIFSAYAIFANEQEAQLAYDKLKGTQEKDSNGLPQKLVEFKVSTGVTSQFYVRKMAHSGFLDQISSKRAVEVEENTCANKKQKTGQTIEDETMSGIDHCCDHLKEIEKLKQEQEKLMKQCSEQLKDIEGLKQEIKNREYEISMLKSQVPEGQEKMLHKK
- the LOC126784259 gene encoding small RNA degrading nuclease 1-like isoform X2 encodes the protein MSDFLATAEKKVLVEIVKLAQKRGMKGSRGDWKQFLASYDNKFGASLSDPGKRSTDVLTAFVRSFENPEDLQLFAKVVQCSFNRQGVEHFLKNSAANESKEQKLVRVTLEHPQYPVDYSFRSHNQDWLVTKLEKKMKQMMSNEILAVDCEMVLCNDGSEALVRVCVVDRNLEVKLDELVNPGKEVADYRTEITGVAASELVGVTCTLADIQKSFKKLLSDGTILVGHSLCNDLQALKIDHIMVIDTAYLFRYADAPIYRKPSLNNLCQIVLGYELRKKGSPHNCLDDACAAMKLVLAKVEREVGDTIPSVQGDVPKIDTGKLLLHMIPRTVPRQELNKAISGNFTLQVNKPSVKAKRDIFSAYAIFANEQEAQLAYDKLKGTQEKDSNGLPQKLVEFKVSTGVTSQFYVRKMAHSGFLDQISSKRAVEVEENTCANKKQKTGQTIEDETMSGIDHCCDHLKEIEKLKQEQEKLMKQCSEQLKDIEGLKQEIKNREYEISMLKSQVPEGQEKMLHKK